A window of Vigna unguiculata cultivar IT97K-499-35 chromosome 4, ASM411807v1, whole genome shotgun sequence contains these coding sequences:
- the LOC114180259 gene encoding F-box/LRR-repeat protein At4g14103-like isoform X2 → MADIISSFPDEILCHILSFLPTKQVVATSVLSKRWNLLWRSIPFFDFHYDGNLFDYDKDKEAYSDFLRSVDSFLLWRDRYQPLHRFRLRSDSTYGRTVSIQTWITAAVSGSSRVQHLDLYLDWGFVLPSVVFTCKTLVVLKLTFIQVENTFSVDLPLLKILHLNRICSSEGLDLSQFLSGCPNLEDLEVKNLISKPKGKFPRLPKLVRANIHEDLLPLEVVKDVEILFLDSKYQQILDFDFLNLVQLELILELSKDWLGVLEVLEHCPKLQTLVICIYKF, encoded by the exons ATGGCGGATATCATTAGTAGTTTTCCAGACGAAATCCTTTGTCACATCTTATCTTTTCTCCCAACCAAACAAGTAGTTGCAACCAGTGTTCTCTCCAAGCGCTGGAACCTTCTATGGCGTTCGATTCCCTTCTTCGATTTCCACTACGACGGAAACCTCTTTGATTATGACAAAGACAAAGAAGCCTACTCCGATTTTCTTCGCTCCGTTGACTCATTCTTGCTCTGGCGTGACAGATACCAACCCCTCCATAGATTTCGCCTCAGATCTGACTCTACCTATGGTCGCACCGTAAGTATCCAGACATGGATTACTGCTGCAGTGAGTGGAAGCAGTAGAGTTCAACACCTCGATCTCTATTTGGATTGGGGTTTTGTCTTGCCTTCTGTGGTGTTTACCTGCAAAACTCTTGTGGTGCTTAAGTTGACTTTCATACAAGTGGAAAATACTTTCTCTGTTGACTTGCCCTTGCTTAAGATCTTGCATTTGAATCGTATTTGTTCTTCCGAAGGTCTAGATCTTTCACAGTTTCTCTCTGGGTGTCCTAATCTTGAGGACTTGGAAGTCAAGAATTTGATTTCTAAACCTAAAGGAAAGTTTCCCAGATTGCCCAAGTTGGTTAGAGCCAACATCCATGAAGATTTACTTCCATTGGAAGTTGTTAAGGATGTTGAAATTTTGTTCTTGGATTCG AAATATCAACAAATCCTGGATTTTGACTTTCTGAACTTAGTTCAACTTGAATTGATATTGGAGCTTAGCAAGGATTGGCTTGGGGTCTTGGAAGTGCTCGAGCATTGTCCCAAACTTCAAACCCTGGTCATTTGCATTTATAAG TTTTGA
- the LOC114181368 gene encoding photosystem I assembly factor PSA3, chloroplastic codes for MVVLKSTSPLSPFSSHFFTLSSLRRHHHHHHAHRTTTKPTSRVKHFSVKAYMENSNSLGSFANRVIGALPVVGLIARIFSDEGGVGDDLVDFAEFRRRVGNKCSQADSTAFYEFQDRRGRAGDPLYVLLCCWLAAVGAGLLKTEDILEGVSRLRISNDIEFEEQNFMSLMSEAKERRAKLKADPPAIAMEVRAGKALDAIYVCCFERDAVEEEDERLLTAMLGAVFPTVQRDVIQRLVKDKAEKIAAGVDDGFVSELKPLSKEAVEIQMKDLQFLQQNSET; via the exons ATGGTGGTTTTAAAGTCCACTTCACCTCTCTCACCTTTCTCTTCCCACTTCTTCACCCTCTCCTCCCTCCGccgtcaccaccaccaccaccatgctCACCGCACCACCACCAAGCCCACTTCAAGAGTCAAACACTTCAGTGTCAAAGCTTACATGGAGAACTCCAATTCTTTGGGCAGTTTCGCCAACAGGGTCATCGGGGCACTCCCTGTGGTGGGTCTCATTGCCAGGATCTTCAGCGACGAAGGTGGCGTCGGCGATGACCTCGTGGACTTTGCTGAGTTCAGAAGGCGCGTTGGGAACAAGTGCTCACAGGCTGATTCCACTGCCTTCTACGAGTTCCAAGACCGACGAGGAAGG GCAGGGGATCCACTCTATGTTCTGTTATGCTGTTGGCTAGCAGCTGTTGGCGCAGGTCTTCTCAAAACTGAGGATATTCTAGAAGGGGTCTCTAGGCTTAGGATCTCAAATGACATTGAATTTGAGGAACAGAACTTCATGTCCTTGATGAGTGAGGCAAAAGAG AGAAGGGCAAAGCTAAAGGCTGACCCTCCTGCTATAGCAATGGAGGTTCGAGCCGGGAAGGCTCTTGATGCAATCTACGTGTGTTGCTTTGAAAGGGATGCtgtggaggaagaagatgagagACTGCTCACAGCAATGCTTGGTGCTGTTTTTCCAACAGTTCAGCGCGATGTGATCCAGCGACTTGTGAAAGACAAGGCAGAGAAAATAGCTGCTGGTGTTGATGATGGTTTTGTTTCAGAACTCAAACCTCTATCAAAAGAAGCCGTTGAAATACAAATGAAAGACCTTCAGTTCCTTCAACAAAATAGTGAGACTTAA
- the LOC114180259 gene encoding F-box/FBD/LRR-repeat protein At4g26340-like isoform X1 gives MADIISSFPDEILCHILSFLPTKQVVATSVLSKRWNLLWRSIPFFDFHYDGNLFDYDKDKEAYSDFLRSVDSFLLWRDRYQPLHRFRLRSDSTYGRTVSIQTWITAAVSGSSRVQHLDLYLDWGFVLPSVVFTCKTLVVLKLTFIQVENTFSVDLPLLKILHLNRICSSEGLDLSQFLSGCPNLEDLEVKNLISKPKGKFPRLPKLVRANIHEDLLPLEVVKDVEILFLDSKYQQILDFDFLNLVQLELILELSKDWLGVLEVLEHCPKLQTLVICIYKSSFDTALAGHEEVVWPYPQSVPACISSHLKTCSLKYYSGSVDEIQFASYIMENAKYLRTMKICIDSESDYTFGEKLHMKRELSSCMKSSDTCSLTFEYSP, from the exons ATGGCGGATATCATTAGTAGTTTTCCAGACGAAATCCTTTGTCACATCTTATCTTTTCTCCCAACCAAACAAGTAGTTGCAACCAGTGTTCTCTCCAAGCGCTGGAACCTTCTATGGCGTTCGATTCCCTTCTTCGATTTCCACTACGACGGAAACCTCTTTGATTATGACAAAGACAAAGAAGCCTACTCCGATTTTCTTCGCTCCGTTGACTCATTCTTGCTCTGGCGTGACAGATACCAACCCCTCCATAGATTTCGCCTCAGATCTGACTCTACCTATGGTCGCACCGTAAGTATCCAGACATGGATTACTGCTGCAGTGAGTGGAAGCAGTAGAGTTCAACACCTCGATCTCTATTTGGATTGGGGTTTTGTCTTGCCTTCTGTGGTGTTTACCTGCAAAACTCTTGTGGTGCTTAAGTTGACTTTCATACAAGTGGAAAATACTTTCTCTGTTGACTTGCCCTTGCTTAAGATCTTGCATTTGAATCGTATTTGTTCTTCCGAAGGTCTAGATCTTTCACAGTTTCTCTCTGGGTGTCCTAATCTTGAGGACTTGGAAGTCAAGAATTTGATTTCTAAACCTAAAGGAAAGTTTCCCAGATTGCCCAAGTTGGTTAGAGCCAACATCCATGAAGATTTACTTCCATTGGAAGTTGTTAAGGATGTTGAAATTTTGTTCTTGGATTCG AAATATCAACAAATCCTGGATTTTGACTTTCTGAACTTAGTTCAACTTGAATTGATATTGGAGCTTAGCAAGGATTGGCTTGGGGTCTTGGAAGTGCTCGAGCATTGTCCCAAACTTCAAACCCTGGTCATTTGCATTTATAAG AGCAGTTTTGATACAGCTTTGGCAGGACATGAAGAAGTAGTTTGGCCATATCCACAATCTGTTCCTGCATGCATTTCATCACACCTTAAAACCTGTTCTCTTAAATATTACAGTGGTTCTGTAGATGAGATTCAATTTGCAAGTTACATTATGGAGAATGCAAAATATCTACGGACCATGAAAATCTGCATTGACAGTGAATCTGATTATACTTTTGGAGAAAAACTTCATATGAAAAGAGAATTATCCTCCTGCATGAAGAGCTCAGATACTTGTTCACTTACATTTGAATA TTCACCGTGA
- the LOC114180915 gene encoding F-box/FBD/LRR-repeat protein At5g56420-like, whose product MVDCISSLPDSILCDILSSLPTKEVVATSVLSKRWILLWRSVPSFHFDYDGDHFDYDKDKEACFHFLQSVDSFLLRRDRDEPLHRFRLKSNSLFDHTVSINKWIRAAVSGSGRVQHLALCCDWNVVMPSVVFTCRTLVVLKLTLVTLEDVSFVDLPLLEILHLNSVRLSEGLNLSQFLSGCPNLKDLKVYETYVQNIEKFIRLPKLARASVHEKLLPLEVLKDVEVLFLVLDIYQRNLVFDFQNLVQLELILQHKKDWLRVLEVLQHCPKLQTLVICLVGREGVVPPYPQPDPVCISFHLKTCCLKEYHGSIDEFQFARYILEKANYLQTMKICTDSDADYTLGKKLYMRRQLSSCRKGSDTCTLSFE is encoded by the exons ATGGTGGATTGTATCAGTAGTTTGCCAGACTCAATCCTCTGTGACATTCTATCTTCTCTTCCAACCAAAGAAGTAGTTGCAACCAGTGTTCTCTCCAAGCGCTGGATCCTTCTATGGCGTTCAGTTCCCTCTTTCCATTTCGACTATGACGGAGACCACTTTGATTATGACAAAGACAAAGAGGCATGCTTTCATTTTCTTCAGTCGGTGGACTCCTTTTTGCTTAGGCGTGACAGAGACGAACCCCTCCATAGATTTCGCCTCAAATCTAACTCTCTCTTTGATCACACTGTAAGTATCAACAAATGGATTAGGGCTGCAGTGAGTGGAAGCGGTAGAGTTCAACACCTCGCCCTCTGTTGTGATTGGAACGTTGTCATGCCATCTGTGGTGTTTACCTGCAGAACTCTTGTAGTTCTCAAGTTGACGTTAGTAACATTGGAAGATGTTTCCTTTGTTGATTTGCCCTTGCTTGAAATCTTGCATTTGAATTCTGTTCGTTTATCAGAAGGTCTAAATCTTTCACAGTTTCTCTCTGGGTGTCCTAATCTCAAGGACTTGAAGGTTTATGAAACTTATGTCCAAAATATAGAAAAGTTCATCAGATTGCCCAAGTTGGCTAGAGCCAGCGTCCATGAAAAATTACTCCCATTAGAAGTTCTTAAGGATGTCGAAGTTTTGTTCTTGGTTTTGGATAT ATATCAACGGAACCTAGTTTTTGACTTTCAGAATTTAGTTCAACTTGAATTGATTCTGCAGCATAAGAAGGATTGGCTTCGGGTCTTGGAAGTGCTCCAGCATTGTCCCAAACTTCAAACCCTTGTCATTTG TTTAGTAGGTCGTGAAGGAGTAGTTCCGCCATACCCACAACCTGATCCTGTATGCATTTCATTCCACCTTAAGACATGTTGTCTTAAAGAATACCATGGTTCTATAGATGAGTTTCAATTTGCAAGATATATTTTGGAGAAAGCAAACTATCTACAGACCATGAAAATCTGCACTGACAGTGATGCCGATTATACTCTTGGAAAAAAACTTTATATGAGAAGACAATTATCATCGTGCAGGAAGGGCTCAGATACTTGTACACTTTCATTTGAATAG